In Desulfobacterales bacterium, a genomic segment contains:
- the xerD gene encoding site-specific tyrosine recombinase XerD, whose product MDFFVDNYIQYLIVEKGLSPQSIESYSFDLTKYIEFLKSINIKSINDADAQIIIQHLIFLKEEGLSARSRARHLVSMRGFYNFLKNEKIIKSDPTKIIDLPKSSLKLPDVLSELDIVALLDASNSEKPTGIRDGAMIELLYASGLRVSELTNIKIQDINLEAGFMKVLGKGSKERIVPIGSYAKEKIKNYLDYVRNSLLKNYKSNYLFIARAGKPMTRQSFWKIIKKYALKAGIKKKISPHSLRHSFASHLLEGGADLRSIQIMLGHVDISSTQIYTHVANEHLRKVHDQYHPRDR is encoded by the coding sequence AGGACTTTCACCGCAAAGCATAGAGTCTTATTCATTTGACCTTACAAAATATATAGAATTTCTTAAATCTATAAACATAAAATCCATAAATGATGCCGATGCTCAAATAATTATTCAGCATTTAATTTTTTTAAAAGAAGAAGGTTTATCAGCAAGGTCAAGAGCCCGCCATCTTGTTAGTATGCGTGGCTTCTATAACTTTCTTAAAAATGAGAAAATTATAAAATCTGACCCTACAAAAATAATAGATTTGCCAAAAAGCAGTCTAAAACTCCCAGATGTTTTGTCTGAATTGGATATTGTAGCTCTTTTAGATGCGTCAAATTCTGAAAAACCGACCGGCATAAGGGATGGTGCTATGATTGAACTTTTGTATGCTTCCGGATTGAGGGTATCAGAACTAACAAACATTAAAATACAAGATATTAATCTTGAAGCAGGCTTTATGAAGGTTTTGGGCAAAGGTTCAAAAGAAAGAATAGTTCCTATAGGCTCTTATGCAAAAGAAAAAATTAAAAATTATCTTGATTATGTAAGGAATAGCTTGTTAAAAAATTATAAAAGCAATTATCTATTTATTGCACGAGCTGGAAAACCTATGACAAGGCAATCTTTTTGGAAAATTATAAAAAAATATGCATTAAAAGCAGGAATAAAAAAGAAAATATCTCCTCATTCATTAAGGCATTCATTTGCAAGCCATTTATTAGAAGGCGGGGCTGATTTAAGGTCTATTCAAATAATGTTAGGCCACGTAGACATATCGTCAACGCAAATTTATACCCACGTGGCCAATGAACACTTAAGAAAAGTCCATGATCAATATCATCCGAGGGATAGATAA
- a CDS encoding enoyl-CoA hydratase/isomerase family protein gives MIKQRVEDDILIVSLEHGKTNSITLEMLMQLKEIIDNLNQNPMPKGLILTGSGRFFSSGFHLPIFLNFKDQKDVVSFFKVEEEILLSLFTCKKPVVSAINGHAAAGGLIFAMATDYRIAKNHPKIKLGMTEIKIGLSLTVVQAGVMRFGLDTKKKFRDIMCLGEMYDVTKSKELDIIDEIAEEDALIPRAKQIICNFIDTPNRVFMDIKQLWKNESAELIRKELESNTWHDKLNAFFKKDVRDAIAFVQATME, from the coding sequence ATGATAAAGCAAAGAGTTGAAGATGATATTTTAATAGTATCACTTGAGCATGGCAAAACAAATTCTATAACCCTTGAAATGCTTATGCAATTAAAAGAAATAATTGATAATCTAAATCAAAACCCTATGCCTAAAGGGCTTATTTTAACAGGGAGTGGAAGATTTTTTTCAAGCGGGTTTCATTTGCCAATATTTTTAAACTTTAAGGATCAAAAAGATGTTGTATCATTTTTTAAAGTTGAAGAAGAAATTCTGCTGAGCTTATTTACATGTAAAAAACCAGTAGTTTCAGCTATAAACGGACATGCAGCCGCTGGAGGACTTATTTTTGCAATGGCTACAGATTATAGAATAGCTAAAAATCATCCTAAAATTAAATTAGGCATGACTGAAATTAAAATTGGGTTATCTCTTACTGTTGTTCAAGCTGGAGTAATGCGATTTGGGCTTGATACTAAGAAAAAATTTAGGGACATAATGTGTTTAGGCGAAATGTATGATGTAACTAAATCTAAAGAATTAGATATTATTGATGAGATAGCTGAAGAAGACGCACTTATACCGAGAGCTAAACAAATTATATGCAATTTTATTGATACTCCTAACAGAGTTTTCATGGACATTAAGCAATTATGGAAGAATGAATCTGCGGAACTTATACGAAAAGAATTAGAATCTAATACTTGGCATGATAAATTAAATGCCTTTTTTAAGAAAGATGTAAGAGACGCTATAGCCTTTGTTCAGGCGACTATGGAATAA